The following are encoded in a window of Shewanella psychrotolerans genomic DNA:
- the fdh3B gene encoding formate dehydrogenase FDH3 subunit beta — protein sequence MATMKFLCDTKRCIECNGCVTACKNENDSALEWGIQRRRVVTINDGMPGEASISVACMHCTDAPCQAVCPANCFYKTEDGLTLHNKDTCIGCGYCLYACPFGAPQFPKKGAFGSRGKMDKCTFCAGGPEENHSDAERQKYGSNRIAEGKLPMCAELCATKSLLAGDAEVISNIFRERVAYRGSKNAIWG from the coding sequence ATGGCTACAATGAAATTTTTATGTGATACCAAGCGCTGCATCGAATGTAACGGCTGTGTCACTGCATGTAAGAACGAAAACGACTCTGCATTAGAGTGGGGGATCCAACGTCGCCGCGTGGTGACCATTAATGATGGTATGCCGGGTGAAGCGTCAATTTCTGTGGCATGTATGCATTGTACCGATGCACCTTGCCAAGCGGTTTGTCCTGCAAACTGTTTCTACAAGACAGAAGATGGTCTAACGCTGCACAACAAAGACACCTGTATCGGTTGTGGTTACTGCCTATACGCTTGTCCGTTTGGTGCGCCTCAGTTCCCTAAGAAGGGGGCTTTTGGTAGCCGCGGTAAGATGGATAAGTGTACTTTCTGTGCCGGTGGTCCTGAAGAGAACCATTCAGATGCAGAGCGTCAGAAGTACGGTTCAAACCGTATTGCTGAAGGTAAGCTACCTATGTGTGCCGAGTTGTGTGCGACTAAGTCGCTACTTGCTGGTGATGCTGAGGTTATCTCAAACATCTTCCGTGAGCGTGTTGCGTACCGTGGTTCAAAAAATGCGATTTGGGGTTAA
- a CDS encoding formate dehydrogenase subunit gamma: MNKWFKQFGLVLALVVGTVFSALSFAQDAPVANPQATEGQIWSELQAGATGYTTSHGEFHNQPINSYDLRVLELRSDWLAPALMAALFGMIIIFVLFIKVNGISKLHHGFSGKMVYRWSKFDVSIHWLGAIPCLLLILTGLTLLAGRFFFQPYLGEGFWAGLVYGAKQIHDFMAIPFMIGWALMTTLWAKNQLPKMYDVKWFLVVGGYINFGPFKGKHPDAGFANAGEKMWFWAFALFGLIISASGMLLLFPNLFEPSRTLSLIALVLHSVSAIVICAFSIVHIFMATVMSEGGMECMVSGYCDENWASQHHNLWYDEIKENGTLKYRE, translated from the coding sequence ATGAACAAATGGTTCAAACAATTTGGCCTAGTATTAGCTCTAGTCGTGGGGACAGTGTTTAGTGCGTTGTCGTTTGCCCAAGATGCACCTGTGGCTAATCCTCAGGCGACAGAAGGGCAGATTTGGTCTGAGCTACAGGCGGGCGCAACGGGATACACTACCTCTCACGGTGAGTTCCATAACCAGCCGATCAACAGCTATGATCTGCGGGTACTTGAGCTTCGTAGCGATTGGCTGGCACCTGCCTTAATGGCGGCGCTGTTTGGCATGATCATCATCTTTGTACTGTTCATCAAGGTGAATGGTATCTCCAAGTTGCATCATGGCTTCTCGGGCAAGATGGTCTATCGCTGGTCGAAATTTGATGTCTCTATTCACTGGCTAGGGGCGATCCCTTGTCTGCTGTTGATCCTCACGGGGTTGACGCTACTGGCGGGACGTTTCTTCTTCCAGCCGTATCTGGGTGAAGGTTTCTGGGCTGGCTTAGTGTATGGCGCTAAGCAGATCCACGATTTCATGGCGATTCCGTTCATGATTGGTTGGGCGCTGATGACCACACTCTGGGCAAAGAACCAGCTACCTAAGATGTATGACGTTAAATGGTTCCTAGTCGTTGGTGGTTACATCAACTTCGGTCCATTTAAAGGTAAGCACCCTGATGCTGGTTTTGCTAACGCCGGTGAGAAGATGTGGTTCTGGGCCTTTGCATTATTTGGTCTGATTATTTCAGCTTCAGGTATGCTGTTACTGTTCCCGAACCTGTTCGAGCCTAGCCGTACCCTAAGTCTGATCGCTTTAGTGCTTCACTCTGTAAGTGCTATAGTTATTTGTGCTTTCTCTATCGTACATATCTTTATGGCAACCGTGATGTCTGAAGGCGGTATGGAGTGTATGGTATCTGGTTACTGTGATGAGAACTGGGCAAGCCAACATCACAATCTTTGGTATGACGAGATCAAAGAAAACGGTACGCTTAAATATAGAGAGTAG
- a CDS encoding class II fumarate hydratase, whose product MEHKLVRDSMGEVKIPVDALYGAQTARAISNFPISGHSMPRDFIRALLLAKLAAAEANADLKLLDQQITKAIAEAVQQLLADPNMMRHFPIDVFQTGSATSTNMNANEVLATLVSTKLGRPIHANDVINMGQSSNDIIPTSIHISALLALEHSLLPSLTLLAETTRKKALQLSDHTKTGRTHLMDAMPVRFDQVLNGWASQIEQCSDMLKTLRQPLSALAQGGTAVGTGVNTHKDFGRIFCEKLAVLTRVDFHPADNLFSRMGSHDTAVSLSGQLKATAVAIMKISNDLRWMNSGPLAGLNEIVLEPLQPGSSIMPGKINPVIPEAACMVAAQVMGNDTAITIGGQSGNFELNVMQPLIAANLLHSIEILSNVSRLLANKAIASFTVNQAKLEESLIRNPILVTALTPRVGYVLAAKIVKQAYQQQRPIIEVAEELTDLSREELTKLLDPQRLTYGGLAE is encoded by the coding sequence ATGGAACATAAGTTGGTACGAGATAGCATGGGGGAGGTCAAGATCCCTGTGGATGCACTATATGGTGCTCAAACGGCAAGAGCGATAAGTAATTTTCCCATTAGCGGCCACTCGATGCCACGAGATTTTATTCGGGCATTGCTGCTGGCGAAACTTGCCGCGGCCGAGGCAAATGCGGACCTAAAATTACTGGACCAGCAGATCACCAAGGCTATCGCCGAAGCGGTGCAGCAGTTGCTGGCAGACCCAAATATGATGAGACATTTTCCTATCGATGTTTTTCAAACAGGTTCAGCGACCAGTACCAATATGAATGCCAATGAGGTATTGGCCACATTGGTATCGACCAAGTTAGGGCGGCCGATACATGCCAATGATGTGATTAATATGGGTCAGAGCAGCAATGACATCATTCCCACTAGTATCCACATTAGTGCTTTACTCGCCTTAGAGCATTCGTTGTTACCGTCTTTAACATTGCTGGCAGAAACGACCAGGAAAAAGGCGTTGCAGTTGAGTGATCATACAAAAACGGGGCGCACTCATCTAATGGATGCAATGCCGGTGCGTTTTGATCAGGTGCTCAATGGTTGGGCGAGTCAAATTGAGCAATGTAGTGATATGTTAAAGACGCTACGTCAGCCTTTGTCGGCGCTTGCTCAAGGTGGAACTGCCGTTGGCACTGGCGTGAACACTCATAAAGATTTTGGGCGTATCTTCTGTGAAAAATTAGCTGTACTGACTCGAGTGGATTTCCATCCTGCTGACAATCTGTTTAGTCGTATGGGAAGTCATGATACTGCGGTGTCCTTGTCTGGTCAGCTCAAGGCCACTGCAGTTGCGATTATGAAGATCAGCAATGATCTGCGCTGGATGAACTCAGGGCCGCTAGCGGGCCTTAACGAGATAGTGTTAGAGCCGCTGCAGCCAGGATCTTCCATTATGCCCGGGAAAATTAACCCCGTGATCCCAGAGGCGGCTTGTATGGTGGCGGCACAAGTGATGGGCAATGATACAGCTATAACCATTGGCGGCCAGTCTGGGAATTTTGAGCTAAACGTAATGCAACCACTCATTGCGGCGAATCTATTACATAGTATTGAGATATTGAGTAATGTTAGTCGGCTATTAGCAAATAAGGCGATAGCCAGTTTTACTGTCAATCAGGCAAAACTAGAGGAGTCTTTGATTCGCAACCCGATCTTGGTGACAGCGTTAACTCCTCGCGTCGGTTATGTGCTGGCAGCGAAGATCGTTAAACAAGCCTATCAACAACAGCGTCCTATCATTGAGGTTGCAGAAGAGCTAACCGATTTGAGCCGTGAGGAGTTAACAAAGCTGCTCGATCCACAGCGGCTGACCTATGGTGGGCTTGCCGAGTAA
- a CDS encoding iron-containing alcohol dehydrogenase, with protein sequence MLNFDYRNPTHIVFGKDRIAELDKLIPADARVMVTYGGGSVKRFGTLDKVISALGSRTVIEFGGIETNPKYETLIQAAELARKESVDFLLAVGGGSVMDGTKFIALATKFSGDSSSLLFHGLAPAPVDAKDVLPLGTIATLPATGSEMNAFGVISYQNGKYSVNHPSVYPTFSILDPTLTFSLPKIQVANGVVDAFVHVLEQYATYPADGRVQDRMAEGIMRTLIEIGPITVAEPENYQARANLMWSATSALNGMIAVGVPFDWTTHVIGHELTALFHIDHAQTLAAVLPSVWRVRKAQKHAKLLQYAERVWDITEGDEDSRVEQAIVKTEAFFQQVGLKTRLRDYDITKEQIDDIINALEAHGMTALSESGDLGLDISREILEKAW encoded by the coding sequence ATGCTTAATTTTGACTATCGCAACCCCACACACATCGTTTTTGGTAAAGATAGAATTGCCGAACTCGATAAGCTCATTCCTGCTGACGCTCGCGTAATGGTCACCTATGGTGGCGGCAGCGTTAAACGTTTTGGCACATTAGACAAAGTCATTTCTGCGCTTGGTTCGCGCACCGTCATTGAATTTGGTGGAATTGAAACAAACCCTAAATATGAAACCTTAATCCAAGCAGCAGAGCTCGCACGCAAAGAATCGGTTGATTTCTTATTGGCTGTCGGTGGCGGTTCCGTAATGGATGGCACTAAATTTATTGCCCTAGCAACCAAGTTTTCAGGCGATAGCAGCAGTTTGCTATTCCACGGATTAGCTCCGGCTCCAGTGGATGCTAAAGATGTGCTACCACTGGGTACTATTGCAACTTTGCCTGCAACGGGTTCAGAAATGAATGCCTTTGGGGTAATAAGCTACCAAAATGGCAAGTACTCTGTTAACCATCCAAGCGTCTATCCTACCTTTTCGATTCTCGACCCAACACTCACCTTCAGCTTACCTAAAATTCAAGTGGCTAACGGTGTTGTCGATGCATTCGTTCATGTGCTTGAGCAATACGCGACTTACCCAGCCGATGGCCGAGTACAAGACAGAATGGCAGAAGGGATTATGCGCACTCTGATCGAAATTGGCCCCATTACAGTAGCCGAACCAGAAAACTATCAGGCGCGCGCGAACTTAATGTGGAGCGCCACTTCAGCCCTTAACGGCATGATAGCTGTTGGCGTGCCATTCGATTGGACCACACACGTGATAGGTCATGAACTCACGGCACTGTTCCATATCGATCATGCACAAACTCTGGCAGCCGTATTGCCATCAGTTTGGCGTGTACGTAAAGCCCAGAAGCACGCTAAGTTACTGCAATACGCAGAGCGAGTATGGGACATCACCGAAGGTGATGAAGACAGCCGAGTTGAGCAGGCGATTGTAAAAACCGAAGCTTTCTTCCAGCAAGTAGGGCTCAAAACACGCCTACGTGATTATGATATAACCAAAGAACAGATTGACGATATCATTAACGCTCTGGAAGCTCATGGCATGACGGCGCTATCAGAGTCTGGCGATCTAGGGTTAGATATTAGCCGCGAGATTTTAGAAAAAGCTTGGTAA
- a CDS encoding AraC family transcriptional regulator: MSRIANLMMSLAAKEGVNDTAVEGIKVFRSSTYGSRGPMCYSQGILIVGQGKKRVYLDDKVLDYDPHNSLVMTVPMPVECETFASVEEPVLVLMIDIDLAQLNQLIRVMDEYNKVPKDLNESRQSGYFVAANSEDMECCVERLLLALQSPLEAQVLGKPMLLELLYRLLSLPNAAPLYALALSHTRLSRIDKALSFLHRNYGDSVEVEQLAALVNMSPSAFHRCFKEVTASSPIQYLKKIRLNKARELLQQQKMKVKEVAIEVGYESAAQFSREFKRYFNQSPGECARL; the protein is encoded by the coding sequence ATGAGTCGTATTGCAAATTTGATGATGTCGTTAGCGGCAAAAGAGGGCGTTAATGATACTGCCGTTGAGGGGATCAAGGTGTTTCGCAGCTCAACCTATGGCTCTCGCGGACCTATGTGTTATTCCCAAGGTATCCTGATTGTGGGTCAGGGCAAGAAGCGGGTGTATTTAGACGACAAGGTACTCGACTACGATCCGCACAACTCTTTGGTGATGACGGTGCCGATGCCAGTTGAATGTGAAACATTTGCGTCGGTCGAAGAGCCCGTATTAGTACTAATGATCGATATCGATTTAGCTCAGCTTAATCAGCTTATTCGCGTGATGGACGAGTATAACAAGGTGCCAAAAGATCTTAATGAGTCGCGTCAGTCTGGTTATTTTGTCGCAGCTAATAGTGAAGATATGGAGTGCTGTGTCGAACGCTTGTTATTGGCGCTGCAATCGCCACTAGAGGCGCAGGTTTTGGGTAAACCTATGTTGCTGGAGCTATTATATCGTCTTTTAAGTTTGCCTAATGCGGCACCGTTGTATGCGTTAGCGTTAAGTCATACTCGCTTGTCACGTATTGATAAGGCGTTGAGCTTTTTACATCGAAATTATGGTGATAGCGTCGAAGTAGAGCAGCTTGCCGCCTTGGTTAACATGAGTCCTTCTGCATTTCATCGCTGTTTTAAAGAGGTTACAGCCTCTTCGCCGATTCAGTATTTAAAGAAAATACGGCTTAACAAAGCAAGAGAGCTACTCCAACAGCAAAAAATGAAGGTAAAAGAGGTGGCTATAGAGGTTGGCTATGAGAGTGCAGCACAATTTAGTCGAGAGTTTAAGCGCTATTTCAATCAGAGTCCGGGCGAGTGTGCCCGGCTCTAG
- a CDS encoding phage baseplate protein gives MKWNLLFTVILTAALALFGYLKYTELQKANVANSQQLAALSKQIANAGSIIPTKTIAYFDLASCPEGWQAYDKGRGRFPLAVNNQDNDLSVRKLNTIGGTEKHKLTIQELPKHTHVYDDWYYYDSGNEPEYATGEGDDVGMRQHQKRRTEPEGHSIAHNNMPPFVVLLQCIKL, from the coding sequence ATGAAATGGAACCTACTCTTTACAGTTATACTCACCGCGGCACTCGCGCTGTTTGGCTATCTAAAGTACACAGAACTACAGAAAGCCAACGTCGCCAATAGTCAACAACTTGCAGCCCTAAGTAAGCAGATAGCCAATGCGGGAAGCATCATTCCAACCAAGACTATCGCCTATTTCGATCTCGCGTCATGCCCAGAAGGTTGGCAGGCCTATGATAAAGGCCGCGGTCGTTTTCCGCTGGCGGTAAATAACCAAGACAATGACCTGTCAGTGCGTAAACTCAATACCATTGGCGGAACCGAGAAGCACAAGCTGACGATACAAGAATTGCCAAAACATACCCACGTCTACGATGATTGGTACTACTATGACTCGGGAAATGAGCCTGAGTACGCGACGGGAGAAGGTGATGATGTTGGTATGCGTCAACACCAAAAGCGCCGCACAGAACCAGAAGGCCACAGCATAGCCCATAACAACATGCCACCTTTCGTGGTGTTACTACAGTGTATTAAGCTGTGA
- a CDS encoding coproporphyrinogen III oxidase family protein, which yields MSSIVQAVSGGLIKPYQANITVPNWMLSSMERVMQYYVDKNLRLDTQSASMMPAPIEGKKYMLYAHVPFCHTLCSFCTFHRFLFKEDKARAYFISLRKEMDMVKSLGYDFESMYIGGGTTTVLEDELARTIEHAKKLFPSIKEVSCESDPQHLDSPGFKLLEGLVDRMSIGVQSFNDDILAMTDRLEKFGSGQQTFDKIMAAKELFPIINVDLIFGFRGQTDEVIQHDLDMASRLDPRQITTYPLMITHQTRKSVKGKLAAPQGDMTRQYTQILNSLTGQYNQLSAWAFGKANNEGFDEYVIDYDEYLGVGSGSFSFLNDTLYVNNFSLRKYQENIAAGRMGVEQQKNYSKKDVMQYRFLLGMFSGRLSRKYFRETFGVNLDFALFKEMTSMKAIGAIKNDPSDPDNLIVTDNGKMMGLLMMKEFYSGMDNVRAQLRKPLKPCDM from the coding sequence ATGTCGTCAATTGTTCAAGCGGTTTCTGGTGGATTGATCAAGCCGTATCAAGCCAATATTACCGTCCCCAACTGGATGCTAAGCTCGATGGAACGAGTGATGCAGTATTATGTCGATAAGAATTTGCGACTCGATACTCAATCTGCATCGATGATGCCTGCACCTATAGAAGGCAAGAAGTACATGTTGTATGCCCATGTGCCTTTTTGTCATACGCTCTGCTCTTTTTGCACTTTCCACCGCTTCCTGTTTAAAGAGGATAAGGCGCGTGCCTATTTCATCTCCCTGCGCAAAGAGATGGATATGGTGAAATCCTTAGGTTATGACTTTGAATCTATGTATATCGGTGGCGGCACGACAACCGTATTGGAAGATGAGCTGGCACGCACCATAGAACATGCGAAAAAGCTCTTTCCTAGCATTAAAGAGGTGTCGTGTGAATCAGATCCACAGCATCTCGATAGCCCTGGTTTTAAGTTGCTCGAAGGCTTAGTGGATCGTATGTCTATCGGCGTTCAAAGCTTTAATGATGACATTTTAGCGATGACAGATCGTTTAGAGAAATTCGGTTCTGGTCAACAGACTTTTGACAAGATCATGGCGGCTAAAGAGCTATTTCCAATTATCAATGTGGATTTAATCTTCGGCTTTAGAGGTCAAACCGATGAGGTGATTCAGCACGATTTGGATATGGCCTCACGCTTAGACCCTCGCCAAATTACCACCTATCCTTTGATGATCACTCATCAAACTCGTAAGAGCGTTAAAGGTAAGCTTGCCGCGCCTCAGGGGGATATGACGCGTCAGTACACTCAAATCCTAAACAGTCTGACGGGTCAATATAATCAGTTGTCAGCTTGGGCATTTGGTAAGGCCAACAACGAAGGCTTCGATGAGTATGTGATCGATTACGACGAGTATCTAGGTGTCGGCTCTGGATCATTTAGTTTCCTGAACGACACCCTGTATGTGAATAACTTCTCTCTGCGCAAGTATCAGGAAAACATTGCCGCAGGTCGTATGGGGGTTGAGCAGCAGAAGAACTATAGCAAGAAAGATGTGATGCAGTATCGCTTCTTATTGGGCATGTTCTCTGGGCGTCTATCACGTAAATATTTCCGTGAAACCTTTGGTGTTAATCTCGACTTTGCTCTGTTTAAAGAGATGACCTCGATGAAGGCGATCGGTGCCATCAAGAATGATCCTAGCGATCCCGATAACCTGATCGTTACAGATAATGGTAAGATGATGGGCCTCTTGATGATGAAAGAGTTCTACTCAGGCATGGATAACGTGCGGGCGCAGCTGCGTAAGCCGCTTAAGCCCTGTGATATGTAA
- a CDS encoding HD domain-containing protein yields MQAFESLFAQFLQGITPSDAAHDLQHVTRVVKTAKRLRASESACAEVVVPAAWLHDCVALAKDDPQRHLSSTLAAHKAIAFLTEVGYPEQYLAAIHHAILAHSYSAGIAPETLEAKIVQDADRLDALGAIGVVRCLQVGTSLGRALYHSEDPLCHSRVVDDSRYTLDHFKQKLYTLADTMQTAAAREEAKHRTRVMQDFLAQLAEEI; encoded by the coding sequence ATGCAGGCCTTTGAATCCCTGTTTGCACAATTTCTACAAGGTATCACACCAAGCGATGCTGCCCATGACCTGCAGCATGTTACCCGTGTGGTGAAAACGGCCAAGCGCCTGCGCGCAAGCGAATCTGCCTGCGCCGAAGTGGTGGTGCCTGCGGCTTGGTTGCATGACTGTGTGGCTTTGGCCAAAGACGATCCTCAGCGTCACCTCAGCTCAACCTTGGCTGCCCACAAGGCGATCGCTTTTCTCACCGAGGTTGGCTATCCAGAGCAGTATTTGGCGGCGATTCATCATGCCATTTTAGCCCACAGCTATAGTGCTGGTATCGCCCCCGAAACGCTGGAAGCCAAGATAGTGCAAGACGCCGACAGGCTAGATGCTCTGGGCGCCATTGGCGTGGTGCGTTGCCTGCAGGTGGGCACCTCTTTGGGGCGAGCCCTGTATCATTCGGAAGATCCCTTATGCCACTCTAGAGTGGTGGATGATAGCCGCTACACCTTAGATCACTTTAAACAGAAGCTGTATACCTTAGCCGATACCATGCAAACTGCGGCCGCGAGAGAGGAGGCGAAGCATCGTACCAGAGTGATGCAAGACTTTCTCGCGCAGTTGGCCGAGGAGATTTAA
- a CDS encoding putative quinol monooxygenase — protein MIVRIGEFQAATGQADELKAFLLSLSDYICASPGCLSYEVLCPLDEVGRFVVVERWASAEQHRASVQAYPSDKMQEAMALFAAPPSGSYYALA, from the coding sequence ATGATAGTACGTATAGGTGAATTTCAGGCCGCCACAGGTCAGGCTGACGAATTAAAGGCCTTCCTTTTATCTTTAAGTGATTATATTTGCGCATCGCCCGGCTGCCTCAGTTACGAAGTCTTGTGTCCGCTCGATGAAGTAGGGCGCTTCGTGGTGGTCGAGCGTTGGGCGTCTGCCGAGCAGCACCGCGCCTCGGTGCAGGCTTACCCCAGTGACAAGATGCAAGAGGCCATGGCGCTCTTCGCCGCGCCGCCAAGCGGCAGCTATTACGCGCTGGCTTAG
- a CDS encoding PfkB family carbohydrate kinase, which produces MANILLVANLNCDRILRLNKPLEMGGRFHYQDGGLRLGGGGANTGIGLVWAGHDVGLVSQVGRDKIGDWLLAEASTMGIDCRLIQRYEQNTCEMLLVMTPDGERTIIRPERPIFELAAPPKWSQWDALYINSSAEGAVSWAKTALNDCLVLAQLAKDNRPRPCHYLIASKSDMAGRSDLSPWEYGLTIAGESLCGFIITDGESGAMLYQADGEAVVAAQPADVVDTTGAGDAYAAGLIHGLMLGESVIEAMEEGARWAAFAVATQSSIPGKGLKQYLSV; this is translated from the coding sequence ATGGCCAATATCTTGCTGGTTGCCAATCTTAATTGTGATCGTATCCTTAGGCTCAATAAACCGTTAGAGATGGGTGGACGTTTCCATTATCAAGATGGTGGGCTGAGGCTCGGGGGCGGTGGTGCCAATACGGGTATTGGACTCGTGTGGGCTGGACATGATGTTGGATTAGTCAGTCAAGTTGGGCGAGACAAAATTGGTGACTGGCTGCTTGCTGAGGCCAGCACAATGGGGATCGATTGCCGCCTAATACAGCGCTATGAACAAAATACTTGTGAGATGTTGTTGGTGATGACCCCTGATGGCGAGCGCACTATTATTCGTCCTGAACGTCCCATATTTGAATTAGCAGCACCACCTAAATGGTCTCAGTGGGATGCGCTCTATATTAATTCCTCTGCAGAAGGGGCCGTTAGCTGGGCTAAGACGGCACTAAATGACTGTTTAGTATTGGCCCAATTAGCGAAAGATAATAGACCTAGGCCTTGTCACTATTTAATTGCGTCGAAGTCTGATATGGCAGGTCGTAGTGATCTATCGCCTTGGGAGTATGGGTTAACCATCGCAGGTGAAAGCTTGTGCGGCTTTATCATCACAGATGGTGAATCTGGTGCAATGCTTTACCAAGCCGACGGTGAGGCGGTAGTTGCTGCACAGCCCGCTGACGTGGTTGACACCACTGGTGCTGGAGATGCGTATGCCGCTGGGTTAATCCATGGCTTAATGCTAGGTGAGAGTGTTATTGAGGCGATGGAGGAGGGGGCTCGTTGGGCCGCCTTCGCTGTTGCCACTCAAAGCTCTATTCCTGGCAAAGGGCTAAAGCAATACCTATCTGTTTAA
- a CDS encoding MOSC domain-containing protein: MIKPMIERISGLYAGDESKQFDGVSSMIDAKQPRQQLVVGELTVEHDSQSDPKHHGGVDRVLHHFPREHYGQYRRWDMMSGFKDAPAMGENISTVGLDETMVNIGDILAIGEVIVQVTQPRSPCFKLNHQFGHTEFALAMQTSGLCGWFYRILTPGVINSSDGISLVGRHSDITVRHAMAIYFATEFNAVEYDRLVCCEGLAQSWVTSLQRRLQNKKIEPWQMRLFGADS; the protein is encoded by the coding sequence ATGATAAAACCAATGATAGAAAGAATATCGGGATTGTATGCTGGTGATGAGTCAAAGCAGTTTGATGGCGTCAGCAGTATGATAGATGCTAAGCAACCGCGGCAGCAATTGGTTGTGGGTGAGTTAACCGTTGAGCATGACTCTCAATCAGATCCCAAGCATCATGGTGGTGTCGACCGCGTATTACATCACTTTCCTCGTGAGCATTATGGTCAGTATCGCCGCTGGGATATGATGAGTGGCTTTAAAGATGCGCCAGCTATGGGAGAAAACATTAGTACCGTTGGGCTTGATGAAACCATGGTGAATATCGGTGATATTCTGGCAATCGGTGAGGTTATTGTGCAAGTTACCCAGCCCCGCTCCCCCTGCTTTAAGCTTAATCACCAGTTTGGCCATACCGAGTTTGCCTTGGCGATGCAGACCAGTGGGTTATGTGGTTGGTTTTATCGCATTTTAACTCCAGGGGTGATTAACTCAAGCGATGGTATATCTCTCGTTGGACGCCACAGCGATATCACCGTGCGTCACGCTATGGCAATTTACTTTGCTACGGAATTTAATGCTGTTGAATATGACAGGCTTGTTTGTTGCGAAGGCTTGGCCCAATCTTGGGTGACGAGTTTGCAGCGACGTTTGCAGAATAAAAAAATAGAGCCTTGGCAAATGCGCCTTTTTGGTGCTGATAGCTAG
- a CDS encoding DUF4870 domain-containing protein, with protein sequence MGVAVHLASFSGYLIPLGSILGPLIVWLMKREEIEFVDQCGRNCLNFKISVMIYAMISMILMFVGIGFLLLGILAIFDIVVTIIAAMKASEGISYQYPLSIKFFKPE encoded by the coding sequence ATGGGCGTGGCGGTACATCTTGCCAGCTTTTCAGGTTATCTCATTCCATTAGGGTCTATTTTGGGGCCTTTGATTGTATGGTTGATGAAGCGAGAAGAGATTGAGTTTGTTGATCAATGTGGTCGCAACTGTTTGAATTTTAAGATTAGTGTCATGATATATGCGATGATAAGTATGATCTTAATGTTTGTCGGTATTGGCTTTCTCTTGCTGGGTATTTTGGCCATTTTTGATATTGTAGTGACGATTATTGCCGCCATGAAGGCGAGCGAGGGGATTAGTTATCAATATCCTCTGTCGATAAAGTTTTTTAAGCCCGAGTGA